One Desulfosalsimonas propionicica DNA window includes the following coding sequences:
- a CDS encoding DUF364 domain-containing protein, giving the protein MTINQRIYQYAAGTAPAHQIKDVRIGLGYTAVMIENGRTGLAATPKTHLHKGCTVFTGMLPLIDKNADQLLALVNSDDPIETAVGLATANALVNTPNTDLDTGDVLTKIRVTSSDRVAMVGHFAPLVKPLRDTGAELNIFEQIAAPAQGMRPSSEIPQKLPECTVCFLTATSIINHSFDDLIGHTRNCREVIVLGASTPLITEIFADTPITGLSGVIVTRPEELLHIVSAGGGMRRFKGVIEKVNRPACKPKQPLL; this is encoded by the coding sequence ATGACAATCAATCAGCGCATATACCAGTACGCAGCCGGTACAGCCCCAGCCCATCAAATAAAAGATGTACGCATCGGGCTGGGATATACTGCAGTGATGATCGAAAACGGCCGGACCGGCCTTGCAGCCACGCCCAAAACCCATCTGCACAAGGGATGCACGGTGTTTACCGGCATGCTCCCCCTGATTGACAAAAATGCAGACCAGCTGCTGGCCCTTGTCAATTCCGATGATCCCATTGAAACCGCCGTGGGGCTGGCCACAGCCAACGCCCTGGTCAACACCCCCAATACCGATCTGGACACCGGGGATGTGCTGACCAAAATCCGGGTCACAAGCAGTGACCGGGTGGCCATGGTGGGTCATTTTGCCCCTCTGGTCAAGCCGCTCCGGGATACAGGCGCGGAACTCAATATATTTGAGCAGATTGCCGCACCCGCCCAGGGTATGCGCCCGTCATCGGAAATCCCTCAAAAGCTGCCCGAGTGCACGGTCTGTTTTCTCACCGCCACATCCATTATCAATCACAGCTTTGATGATCTCATCGGCCACACGCGCAACTGCCGGGAGGTCATCGTGCTGGGGGCCTCAACACCCCTGATCACCGAAATCTTTGCAGACACCCCGATTACCGGACTTTCCGGCGTCATTGTCACCAGGCCTGAAGAACTTCTCCACATTGTCAGCGCAGGCGGGGGCATGCGCCGGTTTAAAGGTGTTATTGAAAAAGTCAACCGCCCGGCCTGCAAACCCAAGCAACCTTTGTTGTAA
- a CDS encoding DUF2062 domain-containing protein: MSRRIRTWLENNLISRDRLRGERIHKMLGERLFAREIWHIDRYTISGGLALGLFVAFTPTIPFQMIIAAFCALWLRVNLPVALAACWITNPLTIIFFYKMAYNIGYHSLGKLPWIFSGLVEKEQLGIRDIFTKAVYLWTGGMLLGSVAALAGYGFVRIAWYLASRKEKK; encoded by the coding sequence TTGTCCCGCCGAATCCGAACATGGCTTGAAAACAACCTGATTTCCAGGGACCGGCTCCGGGGCGAACGCATTCATAAAATGCTCGGAGAGCGCCTCTTTGCAAGGGAGATCTGGCACATTGACCGCTATACCATTTCCGGCGGACTGGCCCTGGGCCTGTTTGTGGCCTTTACGCCCACCATTCCCTTTCAGATGATCATTGCCGCATTTTGCGCCCTCTGGCTGCGCGTCAACCTGCCCGTGGCCCTGGCTGCCTGCTGGATCACCAATCCCCTGACCATTATTTTCTTTTACAAAATGGCCTATAACATCGGCTACCACAGCCTGGGCAAACTGCCGTGGATCTTTTCGGGTCTTGTGGAAAAAGAGCAGCTGGGCATCCGGGATATTTTCACCAAAGCCGTCTACCTGTGGACAGGCGGTATGTTGCTCGGATCTGTTGCCGCCCTGGCCGGTTACGGATTTGTCCGAATTGCCTGGTATCTTGCATCCCGGAAAGAAAAAAAATAA
- a CDS encoding class I tRNA ligase family protein, which produces MAEHLYLQNTMTGRKQRFDPRHGDKEVKLFTCGPSIYNWPHIGNYRTFLFEDILQRYLQYQGYTVNRLINFTDMEDKAIFRANELGISLGELTGSVANRFLEDCRQLNIGLPETIARSTTCVDQAVFLIQRLLENSTAYFHKSDVFFDPLKFKGFGRLYGLDMSRWPARKMRFRKDTYPGQRWNLGDFILWKAWRKSDGDIFWQTPLGKGRPAWNVQDPAMITEHLGYELDICCGGIDNIYRHHDYNIAVVEGVSGKTLAPFWLHAGHVRIQGAKMSKSRGNIVYVTDLHNQGYHPRHIRFFLINGRYRDNLNMTRDQLDLARGRVETFREMAARLTAQTKFAAASDPEARTLVRDLQTGFEKSMNDDLNVKDAFDSLYTTLSGLAEKAAAGHLAQKDAQTAHSRLRAIDRVLHLL; this is translated from the coding sequence ATGGCGGAACACCTGTATCTGCAAAACACCATGACCGGGAGAAAACAGCGGTTTGATCCCCGCCATGGGGACAAAGAAGTCAAGCTGTTTACCTGCGGGCCGTCCATATACAACTGGCCCCATATCGGCAACTATCGCACCTTTCTGTTTGAAGACATTCTCCAGCGTTACCTGCAATACCAGGGATACACGGTAAACCGGCTGATCAACTTCACGGACATGGAAGACAAGGCCATTTTCCGGGCCAATGAACTGGGCATCAGCCTCGGAGAACTCACTGGCTCGGTGGCCAACCGGTTTTTGGAAGACTGCCGGCAGCTCAACATCGGCCTTCCCGAAACCATTGCCCGTTCCACCACCTGCGTGGATCAGGCTGTGTTTTTAATCCAGCGGCTGCTCGAAAACAGCACCGCCTATTTCCACAAAAGTGATGTTTTTTTTGATCCCCTGAAATTCAAGGGGTTCGGCCGGCTCTACGGCCTGGACATGTCCAGGTGGCCGGCCCGAAAAATGCGGTTCAGAAAAGACACCTACCCGGGCCAGCGCTGGAACCTGGGCGATTTTATCCTTTGGAAGGCCTGGCGGAAATCTGACGGGGATATCTTCTGGCAGACGCCACTGGGAAAGGGGCGGCCCGCATGGAACGTTCAGGACCCGGCCATGATCACCGAGCATCTCGGCTATGAACTCGATATCTGCTGCGGAGGCATTGACAACATTTACCGCCACCATGACTACAACATCGCCGTGGTGGAAGGAGTATCGGGCAAAACCCTGGCCCCTTTCTGGCTCCATGCCGGTCACGTGCGCATCCAGGGCGCCAAGATGTCCAAAAGCCGGGGCAACATCGTTTATGTCACAGACCTGCACAACCAGGGCTACCATCCCCGCCACATCCGCTTTTTCCTGATTAACGGCCGATACCGGGACAATCTGAACATGACCCGGGACCAGCTGGACCTGGCCCGGGGCCGGGTGGAAACGTTTCGGGAAATGGCCGCGCGGTTAACAGCCCAGACAAAATTTGCCGCCGCATCAGATCCCGAAGCCAGGACCCTGGTCCGGGACCTGCAAACCGGTTTTGAAAAATCCATGAATGATGACTTAAATGTCAAAGACGCCTTTGACAGCCTCTACACCACCCTCAGCGGCCTGGCCGAAAAAGCCGCAGCCGGACACCTTGCCCAAAAGGACGCACAAACCGCCCACAGCCGCCTCCGGGCCATCGACCGGGTGCTGCACCTGCTCTGA